A single region of the Azospirillum fermentarium genome encodes:
- a CDS encoding substrate-binding periplasmic protein produces MMTGQPLSRRSFLLAGLAAAGTAAALRPAAARPLDDVVARGRLRIAVYRDFPPFSYRADGKLTGIDVELGRILAERLGVAADLMEHTPGETVSDDLRLAVWKGYLTGGEPADVMMHVPYDKEFALRNGEAVLFAPYQREVFALTRNPNRLPNGMIATLPEGEKIGVELDTVPDFFLLGAFGGRLRSSVAHFPSVTKAVEAMRAGDVAAVLAPLSEIEGALGADGATTYPTAPMTLPGMPQSGWDIGMAVKENSRDLVYALGDVITAMDADGSLTALFARYGVTRQQPAANIE; encoded by the coding sequence ATGATGACGGGGCAGCCGCTCAGCCGCCGCTCCTTCCTGTTGGCCGGATTGGCCGCCGCCGGTACCGCGGCGGCCCTTCGCCCCGCAGCCGCCCGTCCGCTGGACGACGTGGTGGCGCGGGGCCGCCTGCGCATCGCGGTGTACCGGGATTTCCCACCCTTCTCCTACCGCGCCGACGGCAAACTGACCGGGATCGACGTGGAACTGGGCCGCATCCTGGCCGAACGGCTGGGGGTTGCCGCCGACCTGATGGAACACACGCCGGGGGAAACCGTCTCCGACGACCTGCGGCTGGCGGTGTGGAAGGGGTATCTGACCGGCGGCGAGCCGGCGGACGTGATGATGCACGTCCCCTATGACAAGGAATTCGCCCTGCGCAACGGGGAGGCGGTCCTGTTCGCCCCCTACCAGCGCGAGGTCTTCGCCCTGACCCGCAACCCCAACCGGCTGCCCAACGGCATGATCGCCACGCTGCCCGAGGGGGAAAAGATCGGGGTGGAGCTGGACACCGTTCCCGACTTCTTCCTGCTGGGGGCGTTCGGGGGGCGCCTGCGCTCCAGCGTCGCCCATTTCCCCAGCGTGACCAAGGCGGTGGAGGCCATGCGGGCCGGCGACGTCGCCGCCGTGCTGGCGCCTTTGAGCGAGATCGAAGGGGCGCTGGGTGCCGATGGCGCCACCACCTATCCCACCGCCCCCATGACCCTGCCGGGAATGCCGCAATCGGGGTGGGACATCGGCATGGCGGTGAAGGAGAATTCGCGGGATCTGGTCTATGCCCTGGGCGACGTGATCACCGCCATGGATGCCGACGGGTCGCTGACCGCGCTGTTCGCGCGCTATGGCGTCACCCGCCAGCAGCCGGCGGCCAACATCGAATAA
- a CDS encoding ABC transporter substrate-binding protein, translating to MARPALSLLRAAVLGTALAAVPSVLAPAPAAAQDAAAQAVRIAYLSQVVEHPPALSNLDAVPEDEGRAGAELAIADNATTGRFLKQTFTLDTVMVEEGGDPAAALKELIAQGHRLVVLDLPAAAVAQLARLPEARDVLLFNAGASDDSLRAADCAPNLLHTAPSRAMLADALAQYLVLKRWTKWFLVVGPRPEDALYAAAIRRAAKKFGATIAAEKEWSGDFDARRTAQAEVPVFTRAGSYDVLVVADEIGDFGDYLMYRTADPRLVAGTQGLVPTVWHRTHEQWGAAQLQNRFNARFKRAMSPRDYAVWAAIRAVGEAATRTQSTDTGKLVAFIEGPELTLPVFQGRPASFRPWDGQMRQPILLAADRSLVTTAPIDGYLHPRTELDTLGFDEPETGCKARKKASR from the coding sequence GTGGCCAGACCCGCCCTTTCCCTTCTGCGTGCCGCGGTGCTGGGCACGGCTCTGGCGGCGGTGCCGTCCGTTCTGGCCCCCGCCCCCGCCGCCGCGCAGGACGCCGCCGCCCAGGCCGTCCGCATCGCCTATCTGTCGCAGGTGGTGGAACATCCCCCGGCCCTGTCCAACCTGGACGCCGTGCCGGAGGACGAGGGGCGGGCCGGTGCCGAACTGGCCATCGCCGACAACGCCACCACCGGGCGGTTCCTGAAACAGACCTTCACCCTCGACACCGTGATGGTGGAGGAGGGGGGCGATCCGGCGGCGGCGCTGAAGGAACTGATCGCGCAGGGCCACCGTCTGGTGGTGCTGGACCTGCCCGCCGCGGCGGTGGCCCAGTTGGCCCGGCTGCCGGAGGCGCGGGACGTGCTGCTGTTCAACGCCGGGGCCAGCGACGATTCCCTGCGCGCCGCCGACTGCGCGCCCAACCTGCTGCACACCGCCCCCAGCCGCGCCATGCTGGCCGACGCGCTGGCCCAGTATCTGGTGTTGAAGCGCTGGACCAAATGGTTCCTGGTGGTGGGGCCGCGGCCCGAGGATGCGCTCTACGCCGCCGCCATCCGCCGCGCGGCCAAGAAGTTCGGCGCCACCATCGCCGCGGAAAAGGAATGGAGCGGCGATTTCGACGCCCGCCGCACCGCCCAGGCCGAGGTGCCCGTCTTCACCCGCGCCGGCAGTTACGACGTGCTGGTCGTCGCCGACGAGATCGGCGATTTCGGCGACTATCTGATGTACCGCACCGCCGACCCGCGGCTGGTGGCCGGCACCCAGGGGCTGGTGCCCACCGTCTGGCACCGCACCCACGAGCAATGGGGGGCGGCCCAGCTTCAGAACCGCTTCAACGCCCGGTTCAAGCGCGCCATGTCGCCCCGCGACTACGCCGTCTGGGCCGCCATCCGCGCGGTGGGAGAGGCGGCGACCCGCACCCAGTCCACCGACACGGGCAAGCTGGTCGCCTTCATCGAGGGGCCGGAGCTGACGCTGCCGGTGTTCCAGGGCCGCCCCGCCAGCTTCCGCCCGTGGGACGGGCAGATGCGCCAGCCGATCCTGCTGGCCGCCGACCGTTCGCTGGTCACCACCGCCCCCATCGACGGCTACCTCCACCCCCGCACCGAACTTGACACGCTGGGTTTCGACGAGCCGGAAACCGGCTGCAAGGCCCGCAAGAAAGCTTCCCGCTAG
- the pedF gene encoding cytochrome c-550 PedF, translated as MTLRLSTLALAALALGAAGSLAFAPKAHAHGDVVPQAVDTTGLDKLGETWRDSNPYRGNPRAIEIGASAFNQNCARCHGLGAVSGGIAPDLRYLEKGDMGDEWFKERVTNGSIRNGVTYMPKFGEALGQEALWAIRSWLETVAE; from the coding sequence ATGACGCTGCGTCTGAGCACCCTTGCCCTTGCCGCCCTGGCCCTTGGCGCCGCCGGATCGCTGGCCTTCGCCCCCAAAGCCCATGCCCACGGCGACGTGGTGCCCCAGGCGGTGGACACCACGGGCCTGGACAAGCTGGGCGAAACGTGGCGCGATAGCAATCCCTACCGCGGCAACCCGCGCGCCATCGAAATCGGTGCGTCCGCCTTCAACCAGAACTGCGCGCGCTGCCACGGGCTGGGTGCCGTGTCGGGCGGTATCGCCCCCGACCTGCGCTATCTGGAAAAGGGCGACATGGGTGACGAATGGTTCAAGGAACGCGTGACCAACGGGTCCATCCGCAACGGGGTGACCTATATGCCCAAGTTCGGCGAAGCGCTGGGCCAGGAAGCCCTGTGGGCCATCCGCTCCTGGCTGGAAACGGTGGCCGAATGA